The following nucleotide sequence is from Synechococcus sp. CBW1004.
TTGCACTGCAGTGGATCTGCCCTTATTCAGGAAGCCCCGTGTAGTTCCCGGGCTCTGTTCCATCGGGCACCAGTGCCAGGTAGGCGGGGCTGGAGAGGATCTCCCGCACCGCTTCGCCCAGCAGCTCCACCGAGCGACTGGTCTCCAGACGCTGGCTGAAGATCTGGTGCAGGCTCTGCAGATACCAGGCAGAACCCTCGAGCCCTGCGTTGAACTTGCTCCACATGCCTGCGTCGCGGCGTGCATCAAGCACCATGTCGCGGGCGTTGTGGGCCTTGTCCGCGGCACTCACCAGCAGGGAATCGGGATCAGCTGTCTTGAGGTGCGCGATGTAGCGTTTTTTGCGCGTCAGCCACGGTTCCTTCCTGCCACCGACCTCCACGGGGCCGCTGGTGTCGGTGCAGTCGTCGACGATCCGCGCTACCCGCTCGCCGAATCGGGTGGCGATCTGCTCGCGGGTGATGCCGGCATCCTCGATGGCGTCATGGAGCAGCCCGGCAATGGCCTGGTCTTCCTCACCGCCGTCTTCCCAGATCAGGGCGCTGACGGTGATGAGGTGGGAGATGTACGGGACTTTCTTGCCCTTTCGCTGCTGGCGGCTATGCAGCTCGGCGGCCCAGCAAAGGGCTTCGGTGTAGCGCTGGCTGTGGGCTGGGGTCCTGTCGGTTTTGGTCATGGCTTGACGAGATCCCATCCAGATCGCCTGTTGCTGCCCCATGGGGCTTTGTGCCCTCCGCAAGCACCCGCCTTGCTCTTCCCTTCCCTCCCATCAACCATCGCCGCCTTGAGCTCGCATTGAGTTGCCAGTATCAGGGCTGTAGAACGGTGATCTGCGGTTGCTGGTTGAGGGGCATCACTTTGATCTGGCCGCCATCGAGGGGGAGCCGATCAAAGTTGAGGCTGCGCAGGTCTGGATTGTGATAGGTCTGGACGTAATACACCTTGTTTTTTAGATCAGCGGCAACGCTCCATTCCGTGATCTCATAGGTGGTTGTCGCCCCGGCGCCGCCAAAGCTGCTCCCAGCAGGTTCCACAATGCTTCC
It contains:
- a CDS encoding HD domain-containing protein — protein: MTKTDRTPAHSQRYTEALCWAAELHSRQQRKGKKVPYISHLITVSALIWEDGGEEDQAIAGLLHDAIEDAGITREQIATRFGERVARIVDDCTDTSGPVEVGGRKEPWLTRKKRYIAHLKTADPDSLLVSAADKAHNARDMVLDARRDAGMWSKFNAGLEGSAWYLQSLHQIFSQRLETSRSVELLGEAVREILSSPAYLALVPDGTEPGNYTGLPE